From Vibrio fortis, a single genomic window includes:
- the trpS gene encoding tryptophan--tRNA ligase, with protein MNTNQRTDTKEIILTGDRATGPLHLGHYVGSLKQRVALQSQHEQTILVADMQGLTDNAHNPSKVSSNILNVVADYLAVGIDPSQTTICLQSQVPALAELTMYYSNLVSISRLERNPTVKSEIQNKGFERSIPAGFLTYPISQAADITSFNATLVPVGDDQLPMLEQTNEIVRKVNGLAGRKVLNECRPLLSNAPRLPSTDGKNKMSKSMGNAINLGASEKEISAAVKSMYTDPNHLRVEDPGKVEGNVVFTYLDAFHPDKNEVEQLKEHYRHGGLGDGTTKKALEECLQEMLRPIRALRAEYLDDKAQLLEILSIGSQRSREKTAKVLFDVKDVFGLNIF; from the coding sequence ATGAACACCAATCAACGCACTGATACAAAAGAAATTATCCTCACTGGTGACAGAGCCACAGGCCCGCTGCACTTAGGTCATTATGTGGGTTCACTGAAGCAGCGCGTCGCTTTGCAATCACAGCATGAACAGACGATTTTGGTCGCGGACATGCAAGGTTTAACGGATAACGCGCATAACCCAAGTAAAGTCTCTTCCAACATCTTAAACGTGGTGGCTGACTACTTAGCTGTCGGCATAGATCCTTCGCAAACCACTATCTGCTTACAGTCACAAGTTCCTGCGCTTGCAGAGCTGACCATGTACTACAGCAACCTCGTTTCTATCAGTCGATTGGAGCGTAATCCGACGGTGAAAAGTGAGATTCAGAACAAAGGCTTTGAACGCTCTATTCCAGCAGGCTTCTTAACTTATCCCATCTCGCAAGCAGCCGATATTACAAGCTTCAACGCTACTTTAGTGCCCGTTGGAGACGATCAGTTACCGATGTTAGAGCAAACCAATGAGATAGTGAGAAAGGTGAATGGATTAGCGGGACGTAAAGTTCTGAATGAGTGCCGACCTCTGCTTAGTAATGCTCCGCGTTTACCCAGCACTGATGGCAAAAACAAGATGTCGAAGTCGATGGGCAATGCCATCAATTTAGGCGCGAGTGAGAAAGAGATTTCAGCGGCAGTGAAATCGATGTACACAGACCCTAATCACCTGCGAGTTGAAGATCCGGGGAAAGTTGAAGGTAATGTCGTGTTTACCTATCTCGATGCGTTTCACCCAGATAAAAACGAAGTTGAACAGCTTAAAGAGCACTATCGACATGGCGGGTTGGGTGATGGCACCACTAAGAAAGCCTTGGAAGAGTGCTTACAAGAGATGCTTCGACCGATTAGAGCGCTCAGAGCTGAATACCTAGATGACAAGGCTCAGCTGTTGGAAATCTTATCTATCGGAAGTCAGCGTTCGAGAGAAAAAACAGCCAAGGTTCTGTTTGATGTGAAGGATGTGTTTGGACTCAATATCTTCTGA
- a CDS encoding anaerobic C4-dicarboxylate transporter encodes MLYFEFVFLLIVLYIGSRYGGIGLGVVSGIGLVIEVFIFKMPPTSPPVTVMLIILAVVTCASILEAAGGLKYMLQVAERVLRKNPKRVTLIAPFVTYSMTFLLGTGHAVYSIMPIIGDVALKNGIRPERPMAAASVASQLAITASPISAAVVYYLAQLSDIQHSITLLSILLVTVPATLFGTLLLSLYSLKRGKELNDDPDYQARLKDPEWKKRIESTTATSLDEVLPTSARNAVLIFLLSIVVIVIVAMVPEIRTIVEGEKPIKMSVIIQMMMLCFGGIILLATKTDPRDVPNGVVFKSGMVAAIAIFGIAWMSDTYFQYAMPQFKSGIVEMVTNYPWTFALALFIVSVVVNSQAATARMMLPVGLGLGLDPALLIGLMPAVYGYFFIPNYPSDIATVNFDVSGTTKIGKWYFNHSFMSVGLIGVVGACCLGYVLAKVFIG; translated from the coding sequence ATGTTGTATTTTGAGTTTGTATTTTTGCTAATCGTCCTCTATATCGGTTCTCGATATGGCGGTATTGGTTTAGGTGTTGTTTCTGGTATTGGTTTGGTGATTGAGGTCTTCATCTTCAAGATGCCACCAACGTCACCGCCAGTGACGGTAATGCTGATTATTCTTGCAGTAGTGACCTGTGCTTCCATCTTAGAAGCCGCAGGTGGCTTGAAATACATGCTGCAAGTAGCGGAGAGGGTATTAAGAAAGAACCCGAAACGCGTGACCTTGATAGCACCGTTTGTGACTTATTCGATGACCTTCCTTTTGGGTACAGGCCATGCGGTTTACTCAATTATGCCTATCATCGGCGATGTGGCGCTTAAGAATGGCATCCGTCCAGAACGTCCAATGGCAGCCGCTTCTGTGGCGTCACAATTGGCGATTACTGCGTCCCCAATCTCAGCGGCAGTGGTTTACTACTTAGCACAGCTTTCTGATATTCAACACTCTATTACTTTATTGTCTATCTTGCTTGTAACCGTGCCTGCAACGCTGTTTGGTACGCTGTTACTTTCTCTGTATAGCTTGAAGCGCGGTAAAGAGCTCAATGACGATCCGGATTATCAAGCGCGACTAAAAGATCCTGAGTGGAAAAAGCGCATTGAAAGCACCACGGCGACCTCTTTAGATGAAGTGCTACCAACTTCGGCTCGCAACGCAGTATTGATTTTCCTACTTTCGATTGTGGTGATCGTTATTGTGGCAATGGTGCCAGAGATCAGAACCATTGTAGAAGGTGAAAAGCCAATCAAAATGTCGGTGATCATCCAAATGATGATGCTCTGCTTCGGCGGTATTATTTTGCTGGCGACTAAAACGGACCCACGTGACGTACCAAACGGTGTGGTATTCAAATCAGGTATGGTGGCGGCAATTGCTATCTTTGGTATCGCTTGGATGTCCGATACTTACTTCCAATACGCAATGCCTCAGTTCAAATCAGGCATCGTTGAGATGGTAACTAACTACCCGTGGACATTCGCTCTGGCGTTATTCATCGTATCGGTGGTGGTGAACTCTCAAGCTGCAACGGCACGTATGATGCTACCTGTTGGATTGGGGCTAGGACTAGATCCAGCATTGCTTATCGGTTTGATGCCAGCGGTGTATGGTTACTTCTTCATTCCTAACTACCCATCAGACATCGCAACGGTGAACTTCGATGTGTCAGGTACCACCAAGATTGGTAAGTGGTACTTCAACCACTCATTCATGTCAGTCGGTTTAATCGGTGTCGTCGGTGCATGTTGCCTCGGTTACGTGTTAGCTAAGGTATTCATCGGCTGA
- a CDS encoding HAD family hydrolase, with protein MNFQAAIFDMDGLLLDTERLCMQIFEEACHAQGVPFLKDVYLGIIGCNAKTIEQIFRNGYGEDLDYPALNNEWRTRYSAIVKNQAIPVKEGVIELLEWLKSNNIPAAVATSTQLDIAKKKLELAGLDSYFTSLSTGCEVTNGKPHPEIYLLAAERLGVAPESCLAFEDSNNGIRASMAANMISFQIPDLVEPCEEVKALGHTISPSLHDVLTQLQKEAA; from the coding sequence ATGAATTTCCAAGCAGCAATTTTTGATATGGATGGTCTACTTCTCGACACCGAACGTCTGTGTATGCAGATATTCGAAGAGGCGTGCCATGCACAAGGCGTCCCATTTCTAAAAGATGTCTACCTCGGCATCATCGGCTGTAACGCGAAAACCATCGAGCAGATTTTCAGAAACGGTTATGGTGAAGATCTCGACTACCCAGCTCTCAATAATGAGTGGCGAACTCGCTACAGTGCCATCGTGAAAAACCAAGCGATTCCGGTAAAAGAGGGCGTGATTGAACTCTTAGAGTGGTTGAAGTCCAACAACATTCCAGCAGCAGTGGCGACTTCGACTCAACTGGATATTGCTAAAAAGAAACTTGAGTTAGCAGGGTTAGATTCCTATTTCACGTCACTAAGCACTGGCTGTGAGGTAACGAACGGTAAACCCCACCCAGAGATCTACCTATTAGCGGCAGAACGTCTTGGTGTTGCACCTGAATCATGTCTTGCCTTTGAGGATTCTAACAACGGCATCCGCGCTTCTATGGCGGCGAATATGATCAGCTTCCAGATCCCGGATTTGGTTGAGCCGTGCGAAGAGGTAAAAGCGCTGGGTCACACCATTAGCCCATCTCTACATGACGTGTTAACTCAACTGCAAAAAGAAGCAGCCTAA
- a CDS encoding HD domain-containing protein, which yields MLENFEDQMLTFAKQEMTQDAAHDISHIKRVVKTAKSLCAQEQAELEVVLPAAYLHDCFTFPKNHPDRATSSKVAADKAIAFLKSIDYPAHHLDAIHHAIVTHSYSANITPETVEAQIVQDADRLDSLGAIGITRCLFVGHSFDAELYNHEDPFAKDRDLDDKNFSVDHFYVKLFKLAKTMNTESAKQEAQRRTDYMRAFLDQLASEV from the coding sequence GTGCTCGAAAATTTTGAAGATCAAATGCTTACCTTTGCAAAGCAAGAGATGACCCAAGATGCTGCCCATGATATCAGCCACATCAAACGTGTCGTCAAAACAGCAAAATCCTTGTGTGCTCAAGAGCAAGCAGAGCTTGAAGTCGTGTTACCTGCAGCCTATCTGCATGACTGTTTCACCTTCCCGAAAAATCATCCAGATCGAGCGACAAGTTCAAAAGTCGCCGCCGATAAAGCGATCGCATTTCTCAAATCAATCGACTACCCAGCTCATCATTTAGATGCGATTCACCATGCGATTGTTACCCATAGTTATAGCGCGAATATCACCCCAGAAACCGTTGAAGCACAGATCGTTCAAGACGCCGATCGTCTAGATTCTCTTGGCGCGATTGGGATTACTCGTTGCCTTTTTGTCGGTCATAGCTTTGATGCCGAACTCTATAACCACGAAGATCCGTTCGCCAAAGACCGAGACTTGGATGATAAAAACTTTAGCGTTGACCACTTCTACGTAAAGCTGTTCAAGCTCGCCAAGACTATGAACACCGAATCCGCTAAACAAGAGGCTCAGCGTCGCACAGACTATATGCGAGCCTTCCTCGATCAATTGGCGAGTGAGGTATAA
- a CDS encoding DNA-3-methyladenine glycosylase I, which yields MTQEKFETIYQRAAHRKGGEVELEKIVRKPLSRDELMQIGDDRWLAAITEKVFQCGISWSVVRKKWPQFEEVFFEFDVEKMLMLPNEMWEQKAQDPRIIRHLTKVMTIPANAMMIRNAQREYGSFAQMVADWPSERITELWDHLKKHGKRLGGNTGAYTLRQMGKDTFILSTDVEAHLRTTGVIDSGRNTKRAQQAATNAFNEWQQQSGRSLSEISQIVAYSGGDNRV from the coding sequence ATGACCCAAGAAAAGTTTGAAACCATTTACCAAAGAGCGGCTCATCGTAAAGGTGGCGAAGTTGAACTTGAGAAAATCGTTCGAAAGCCACTAAGCCGCGATGAACTGATGCAGATCGGAGATGACCGCTGGCTAGCAGCCATCACTGAAAAGGTATTTCAGTGCGGCATTTCTTGGAGCGTGGTGAGAAAGAAATGGCCTCAGTTTGAAGAAGTATTCTTTGAGTTCGATGTAGAAAAGATGCTGATGTTACCTAATGAAATGTGGGAGCAAAAAGCACAAGACCCACGCATTATTCGCCACCTAACCAAAGTCATGACAATTCCCGCCAACGCGATGATGATCCGTAACGCACAGCGTGAATACGGCAGCTTCGCTCAAATGGTTGCAGATTGGCCATCAGAGCGCATTACCGAGTTATGGGATCATCTTAAGAAACACGGTAAACGACTCGGTGGAAACACAGGTGCCTACACTCTACGCCAAATGGGTAAAGATACCTTCATTCTATCGACAGATGTTGAAGCGCATCTTCGAACTACCGGTGTTATCGACAGCGGACGCAACACTAAGCGAGCTCAACAAGCTGCAACGAATGCGTTTAACGAATGGCAGCAGCAATCAGGACGAAGCTTGAGTGAAATAAGTCAAATTGTTGCTTACAGTGGTGGCGATAACCGCGTTTAA